From Pseudomonas vanderleydeniana, the proteins below share one genomic window:
- a CDS encoding SDR family oxidoreductase produces the protein MHPYFSLQGRTALVTGGTRGIGRMIAKAFVEAGATVYVCARDAEACQQTAEELGALGHCHALAANLASEAGVQELATQLGGLVDHLDILVNNAGTTWGAPLESYPAKGWEKVMQLNVTAVFGCIQQLLPLLRRAGSAENPARVINIGSVAGIASFGEQAYAYGPSKAALHQMSRILARELVSQHINVNVIAPGRFPSRMTRHIVEDEQALAQDCALIPMKRWGREEEMAALAISLASAAGAYMTGNIIPLDGGFSL, from the coding sequence ATGCACCCCTACTTTTCCCTGCAAGGCCGCACCGCTCTGGTGACCGGCGGCACCCGTGGTATCGGCAGGATGATCGCCAAGGCCTTCGTCGAGGCCGGCGCCACGGTCTATGTCTGCGCTCGCGATGCCGAAGCCTGCCAACAGACCGCCGAGGAACTGGGCGCACTCGGCCACTGCCATGCCCTGGCCGCCAACCTGGCCAGCGAAGCGGGCGTGCAGGAACTGGCCACGCAGTTGGGTGGACTCGTCGATCACCTGGACATCCTGGTCAACAACGCCGGCACCACCTGGGGAGCGCCACTGGAAAGCTACCCGGCCAAGGGCTGGGAGAAGGTCATGCAACTGAACGTCACGGCGGTGTTCGGCTGCATCCAGCAGTTGCTGCCGCTGCTGCGCCGCGCCGGGTCGGCAGAGAATCCGGCACGGGTCATCAACATCGGCTCGGTGGCGGGGATTGCCTCGTTTGGCGAACAGGCCTATGCCTATGGCCCGAGCAAGGCTGCTCTGCACCAGATGTCACGAATACTGGCGCGCGAACTGGTGAGCCAGCATATCAACGTCAACGTGATCGCCCCCGGCCGTTTCCCGAGCAGGATGACCCGGCATATCGTCGAGGACGAACAGGCCCTGGCGCAGGACTGTGCACTGATCCCGATGAAACGCTGGGGCCGGGAGGAAGAGATGGCGGCACTGGCCATCAGTCTGGCAAGTGCCGCGGGGGCCTACATGACCGGGAACATCATCCCGCTGGATGGCGGGTTCAGCCTGTAG
- the rimO gene encoding 30S ribosomal protein S12 methylthiotransferase RimO, with protein MSTPTAPANPKVGFVSLGCPKALVDSERILTQLRMEGYDVVSTYQDADVVVVNTCGFIDSAKAESLEVIGEAIKENGKVIVTGCMGVEEGNIREVHPSVLAVTGPQQYEQVVGAVHEVVPPRQDHNPLIDLVPPQGVKLTPRHYAYLKISEGCNHSCSFCIIPSMRGKLVSRPVGDVLDEAQRLVKAGVKELLVISQDTSAYGVDVKYRTGFWNGAPVKTRMTELCEALSTLGVWVRLHYVYPYPHVDELIPLMAAGKLLPYLDIPFQHASPKVLKSMKRPAFEDKTLARIKNWREICPELIIRSTFIVGFPGETEEDFQYLLDWLTEAQLDRVGCFQYSPVEGAPANDLGLDVVPDEVKQDRWERFMAHQQAISSARLQQRIGKEIEVLIDEVDENGAVGRCFFDAPEIDGNVFIDGAGDLKPGDKIWCRVVDADEYDLWAERL; from the coding sequence ATGTCCACCCCCACCGCACCGGCCAATCCCAAGGTCGGCTTCGTAAGTCTTGGTTGCCCGAAGGCCCTCGTGGACTCCGAGCGCATCCTCACGCAACTGCGCATGGAAGGCTATGACGTCGTCTCCACCTACCAGGACGCCGATGTCGTGGTGGTCAACACCTGCGGTTTCATCGACAGCGCCAAAGCCGAATCCCTGGAAGTGATCGGTGAAGCGATCAAGGAAAACGGCAAGGTCATCGTCACCGGCTGCATGGGCGTGGAAGAAGGCAACATCCGCGAGGTGCACCCCAGCGTGCTGGCGGTCACCGGCCCACAGCAGTACGAGCAGGTGGTCGGCGCGGTACACGAGGTGGTACCGCCACGCCAGGACCACAACCCGCTGATCGACCTGGTGCCGCCACAGGGCGTCAAGCTGACTCCGCGTCACTACGCCTACCTGAAGATTTCCGAAGGCTGCAACCACAGCTGCAGCTTCTGCATCATCCCGTCGATGCGTGGCAAGCTGGTCAGCCGTCCGGTCGGCGACGTCCTCGACGAAGCCCAGCGCCTGGTCAAGGCCGGCGTCAAGGAACTGCTGGTGATCTCCCAGGACACCAGCGCCTACGGCGTCGACGTGAAATACCGTACCGGCTTCTGGAACGGCGCCCCGGTCAAGACCCGCATGACCGAGCTGTGCGAAGCGCTCAGCACCCTGGGCGTCTGGGTACGCCTGCACTACGTCTACCCGTACCCGCACGTCGACGAGCTGATTCCGCTGATGGCCGCCGGCAAGCTGCTGCCGTACCTGGACATCCCGTTCCAGCACGCCAGCCCGAAAGTGCTCAAGTCCATGAAACGCCCGGCGTTCGAGGACAAGACCCTGGCGCGGATCAAGAACTGGCGCGAGATCTGCCCGGAACTGATCATCCGTTCGACCTTCATCGTCGGCTTCCCCGGCGAAACCGAGGAAGACTTCCAGTACCTGCTCGACTGGCTGACCGAAGCCCAGCTCGATCGCGTCGGCTGCTTCCAGTATTCGCCGGTCGAAGGCGCACCGGCCAATGACCTGGGCCTGGACGTGGTCCCGGACGAGGTCAAGCAGGACCGTTGGGAACGCTTCATGGCGCACCAGCAGGCCATCAGCTCGGCCCGCCTGCAACAACGCATCGGCAAGGAAATCGAAGTACTGATCGACGAAGTCGACGAGAACGGTGCCGTTGGCCGTTGCTTCTTCGATGCCCCGGAAATCGACGGCAACGTCTTCATCGACGGTGCCGGTGACCTCAAGCCAGGCGACAAGATCTGGTGCCGGGTGGTCGACGCCGACGAATACGACCTCTGGGCCGAACGCCTGTAA
- the pdxH gene encoding pyridoxamine 5'-phosphate oxidase translates to MTQALADMRRDYTRDGLTEAQAPAEPFALFHQWFADAVKTEQAPVEANAMTLATVDEDGRPHCRILLLKGLDEQGFTFFTNYESDKGRQLAARPFAAMTFFWPTLERQVRIEGRVVKVSPQESDAYFQVRPLGSRLGAWASPQSRVIADRAELEQLLQATQARFSDTQPHCPEHWGGYRLLPERIEFWQGRASRLHDRLDYRLVDTGWTRSRLAP, encoded by the coding sequence ATGACCCAAGCTCTGGCCGATATGCGCCGCGACTACACCCGCGACGGCCTGACCGAGGCCCAGGCTCCGGCCGAGCCGTTCGCGCTGTTCCACCAGTGGTTCGCCGACGCGGTGAAAACCGAGCAGGCACCGGTGGAGGCCAATGCCATGACCCTGGCGACCGTCGATGAGGACGGTCGTCCACACTGCCGTATCCTGTTGCTCAAGGGCCTGGACGAACAAGGTTTCACCTTCTTCACCAACTACGAGAGCGACAAGGGGCGGCAGCTGGCGGCGCGGCCGTTTGCGGCCATGACGTTCTTCTGGCCGACCCTGGAGCGCCAGGTGAGGATCGAAGGGCGGGTGGTCAAGGTTTCGCCGCAGGAGTCGGACGCCTACTTCCAGGTACGCCCGCTGGGCAGCCGCCTGGGGGCCTGGGCGTCACCGCAGAGCCGGGTGATTGCCGATCGTGCCGAGCTGGAGCAACTGCTCCAGGCCACCCAGGCACGCTTCAGCGACACCCAGCCGCATTGTCCGGAGCACTGGGGCGGCTATCGCCTGCTGCCGGAGCGCATCGAGTTCTGGCAGGGCCGGGCCAGCCGCCTGCACGACCGCCTCGACTATCGCCTGGTGGACACGGGCTGGACGCGTTCGCGCCTGGCTCCCTGA
- a CDS encoding GNAT family N-acetyltransferase, which translates to MSRQTRNGDMRQHSAIYTPRLNDYPQLTEVWEASVRATHDFLPDSYIELLKNLVLTRYLDAVMLICTRDSQQRISGFAGVAAGKVEMLFIAPQYRGQGLGKLLLWYAIDHLNADRLDVNEQNPQAIGFYFKQGFEVIGRSEHDGMGQPYPLLHLRLKR; encoded by the coding sequence ATCTCGCGCCAGACAAGGAACGGCGACATGCGCCAGCACTCAGCCATCTACACCCCGCGGCTCAACGACTACCCGCAATTGACCGAAGTCTGGGAGGCCTCCGTCCGGGCGACCCATGACTTTCTCCCGGACAGCTACATCGAGTTGCTGAAAAACCTGGTGCTGACCCGTTACCTGGACGCGGTGATGCTGATCTGTACTCGCGACTCGCAGCAGCGAATCAGCGGCTTTGCCGGCGTTGCGGCGGGCAAGGTGGAGATGCTGTTCATCGCCCCGCAGTATCGTGGGCAAGGCTTGGGCAAGCTGCTGCTGTGGTATGCGATCGATCACCTGAATGCCGACCGGCTGGACGTCAACGAACAGAACCCGCAGGCCATCGGTTTCTATTTCAAGCAGGGCTTCGAGGTGATCGGGCGATCGGAGCACGACGGCATGGGGCAACCCTATCCCCTGCTGCACCTGCGGCTCAAGCGCTGA
- a CDS encoding glycine zipper 2TM domain-containing protein, with protein sequence MRKSVLLIASFSTMAMLLGGCTNSLTGDTYSRDEARRVQTIRLGTIESLRPVQIEGTNSPIGAGAGAIVGGVGGSAIGGGRGSIVTAVIGAVAGGVLGNMAEKGLTKTQGVEITVREDDGSLRAYVQEVAPNEIFRVGERVRISTVGGTSRVSH encoded by the coding sequence ATGCGTAAGTCTGTTTTGTTGATTGCATCCTTCTCCACAATGGCCATGCTGCTCGGTGGTTGCACCAACAGCCTGACTGGCGACACCTATTCCCGCGATGAAGCCCGTCGTGTACAGACCATTCGCCTGGGCACCATCGAATCCCTGCGTCCGGTCCAGATCGAAGGCACCAACTCGCCGATCGGTGCCGGTGCCGGTGCGATCGTCGGTGGCGTCGGCGGCAGCGCCATTGGTGGTGGTCGTGGCAGTATCGTCACTGCGGTGATCGGTGCGGTGGCCGGCGGCGTGCTGGGCAACATGGCCGAGAAAGGCCTGACCAAGACCCAGGGCGTGGAAATCACCGTGCGTGAAGATGACGGCAGCCTGCGTGCCTACGTCCAGGAAGTGGCGCCGAACGAGATCTTCCGTGTGGGCGAGCGCGTGCGTATCTCCACTGTCGGTGGCACCAGCCGCGTTTCGCACTGA
- a CDS encoding PLP-dependent cysteine synthase family protein, producing the protein MMSDNRQWSREAIRIIEADFQRSADTHLIPLPLPVLPGIELYFKDESSHPTGSLKHRLARSLFLYALCNGWLKPGAPVIEASSGSTAISEAYFARLLGLPFIAVMPATTSQEKIAQIAFYGGKSHLVQDPTQIYAESERLARESGGHFMDQFTYAERATDWRANNNIAESIFQQLRCERHPEPSWLISSPGTGGTTATLGRYVRYRQHGTRVLCADAERSVFFDYYQSGDASLRLECGSRIEGIGRPRVEASFLPKVIDAMVKVPDALSLAAMHYLAGRLGRRVGGSSGTNLIGALMAARQMVEAGESGSIVAILCDGGERYATTYYDEAWLKAQGYMLDELVEQVAASVEHGAALPDSVLRAGI; encoded by the coding sequence ATCATGAGCGATAACCGACAGTGGTCCCGGGAAGCGATCCGGATCATCGAGGCCGATTTCCAGCGCAGTGCCGATACCCACCTGATTCCCCTGCCATTGCCGGTGCTGCCGGGGATCGAGCTGTATTTCAAGGACGAGTCCAGCCATCCGACCGGCAGCCTCAAGCATCGCCTGGCCCGCTCGCTGTTTCTCTATGCACTGTGTAATGGCTGGTTGAAGCCGGGGGCGCCGGTGATCGAAGCGTCCAGTGGCTCGACGGCGATCTCCGAGGCCTACTTCGCCCGCCTGCTGGGGCTGCCGTTCATCGCGGTGATGCCCGCGACCACCTCCCAGGAGAAGATTGCGCAGATCGCCTTCTACGGCGGCAAGAGCCATCTGGTGCAGGATCCGACGCAGATCTACGCCGAGTCCGAACGCCTGGCCCGCGAGAGCGGCGGCCATTTCATGGACCAGTTCACCTACGCCGAGCGCGCCACCGACTGGCGGGCGAACAACAACATTGCCGAGTCGATCTTCCAGCAGCTGCGTTGTGAGCGTCATCCGGAGCCGAGCTGGTTGATCTCGAGCCCCGGTACCGGCGGCACCACCGCAACCCTGGGGCGCTATGTGCGCTACCGCCAGCACGGCACCCGGGTGCTGTGCGCCGATGCCGAGCGATCGGTGTTCTTCGACTATTACCAGAGTGGCGATGCCAGCCTGCGCCTGGAATGCGGCTCGCGGATCGAGGGTATTGGCCGGCCGCGGGTCGAGGCGTCGTTCCTGCCCAAGGTCATCGACGCGATGGTCAAGGTGCCGGACGCCTTGTCGCTGGCGGCCATGCATTACCTGGCGGGGCGCCTGGGACGGCGGGTCGGTGGTTCCAGCGGGACCAACCTGATCGGCGCGCTGATGGCGGCGCGACAGATGGTCGAGGCGGGAGAGAGCGGTTCGATCGTGGCGATTTTGTGCGATGGTGGCGAGCGTTATGCCACGACCTATTACGATGAGGCCTGGCTCAAGGCCCAGGGCTACATGCTCGATGAACTGGTCGAGCAGGTGGCCGCCAGTGTCGAGCATGGCGCGGCGTTGCCCGACAGCGTTCTGCGCGCGGGGATCTGA
- a CDS encoding rRNA pseudouridine synthase produces MSEPIRLSKRLIELVGCSRREAELFIEGGWVTVDGEVIDEPQFKVDSQKVELDPNAKATAPEPVTLLLNQPAGLDTDSARQLLSAASLSEEHRYGKRPLRGHFLRLNTAAELQANASGLLVFTQDWKVLRKLTEDITRIEQEYVVEVSGQIIEHGLERIGRGLTIKGRELPAAKASWQSENRLRFALKNPQPGLIAQLCEAVGLTVVAIRRIRLGGVSIGKVPAGQWRYLSPKEKF; encoded by the coding sequence ATGTCTGAACCCATTCGCCTTTCCAAACGCCTCATCGAGCTGGTCGGCTGCTCCCGCCGAGAGGCCGAGCTGTTCATCGAGGGTGGCTGGGTCACGGTCGACGGCGAAGTCATCGACGAGCCGCAGTTCAAGGTCGACAGCCAGAAGGTCGAGCTGGACCCGAATGCCAAGGCCACCGCACCGGAGCCGGTGACCCTGCTGCTGAACCAGCCTGCCGGCCTCGATACGGACAGTGCACGCCAGTTGCTGAGCGCTGCCAGCCTCAGCGAGGAGCACCGTTACGGCAAGCGCCCGCTGCGCGGGCACTTTCTGCGCCTGAACACGGCCGCCGAGCTGCAGGCCAACGCCAGCGGCCTGCTGGTCTTCACCCAGGACTGGAAAGTGCTGCGCAAGCTGACCGAAGATATCACCAGGATCGAGCAGGAATATGTGGTCGAAGTCAGCGGCCAGATCATCGAGCATGGCCTGGAGCGGATCGGCCGTGGCCTCACCATCAAGGGCCGCGAACTGCCGGCTGCCAAGGCCAGCTGGCAGAGCGAGAACCGCCTGCGCTTCGCCCTGAAGAACCCGCAGCCGGGACTGATCGCCCAGCTCTGCGAAGCCGTCGGCCTCACCGTCGTGGCCATCCGCCGGATTCGTCTCGGCGGTGTCTCGATCGGCAAGGTACCGGCCGGCCAATGGCGCTACCTGTCGCCCAAGGAAAAATTCTAA
- a CDS encoding DUF1456 family protein, translating into MIHNDVLRSVRYMLDISDAKVAEIIKLTGFDTSRSDIVNYLKKDEEEGFVHCPDEVMAYFLDGLVIFKRGKDDSRPALAVELPVTNNIILKKLRVAFELKEDDLHTILKSVDFPVSKPELSALFRKVGHNNYRPCGDQLLRNFLKGLTLRVRK; encoded by the coding sequence ATGATTCACAACGACGTACTGCGCAGCGTGCGCTACATGCTCGATATCAGCGATGCCAAGGTCGCCGAGATCATCAAGCTGACCGGCTTCGATACCTCCCGGAGCGATATCGTCAACTACCTGAAAAAGGACGAGGAAGAAGGCTTCGTCCACTGCCCCGACGAGGTCATGGCCTACTTTCTCGATGGCCTGGTGATCTTCAAGCGCGGCAAGGATGACAGCCGCCCAGCGCTAGCGGTCGAGCTGCCGGTGACCAACAACATCATCCTGAAGAAACTGCGGGTGGCCTTCGAGCTCAAGGAAGACGATCTGCACACGATTCTGAAGTCGGTCGACTTCCCGGTGTCGAAGCCGGAACTGAGTGCACTGTTCCGCAAGGTCGGCCACAACAACTATCGCCCTTGCGGCGACCAGTTGCTGCGCAACTTCCTCAAGGGCCTGACCCTGCGCGTACGCAAGTGA
- a CDS encoding virulence factor family protein encodes MIRRSWRLLLAIVVVLAALAGAGYWFWNRPAPEPTLEHLSQADGSTLTRLVPGTSPKAQVIVATLAEDALSDKQLAALSRGGAAQIVQVILPKEDCKLQQAALDAAMTQLKGPATVVTGIGPGASLAWNWLAAQNNDQAQAISVGFTLEQPGCTVPVPKSAAHGHWLVAWNDGPDDPSAAFVRDQPNAETSISDYDIHLPQVLNNELRKMLVGNENGGLTIPVVEVPAGQTTDTVTLFLSGDGGWRDLDRDVAGEMAKMGYPVVGIDTLRYYWQHKSPEQSAVDLTELMQHYRQKWGTKRFVLTGYSFGADVLPAIYNHLPENEQQRVDAIILLAFARSGSFEIHVDGWLGKAGMELDTGPDMAKLPAAKVLCIYGKEELDESGCTTKTAVGEAMELPGGHHFDENYPALAKRLIDAIDKRQSKAKAE; translated from the coding sequence ATGATTCGACGCTCCTGGCGGTTGTTACTGGCAATAGTGGTGGTCCTGGCCGCGCTCGCGGGCGCCGGCTACTGGTTCTGGAATCGTCCGGCGCCGGAACCGACCCTTGAACACCTGAGCCAGGCCGACGGCTCCACCCTTACCCGCCTGGTCCCCGGCACCTCGCCCAAGGCCCAGGTCATCGTCGCCACCCTCGCCGAAGACGCCCTGAGCGACAAGCAACTGGCGGCCCTGAGCCGTGGTGGCGCGGCACAGATCGTCCAGGTGATCCTGCCCAAGGAAGACTGCAAGCTGCAGCAGGCAGCGCTCGACGCGGCGATGACACAGCTCAAGGGCCCGGCGACCGTGGTCACCGGCATCGGCCCCGGCGCCTCACTGGCCTGGAACTGGCTGGCGGCGCAGAACAACGACCAGGCCCAGGCCATCTCGGTCGGTTTCACCCTCGAGCAGCCAGGTTGCACCGTCCCGGTTCCGAAGTCGGCTGCCCATGGCCACTGGCTGGTGGCCTGGAACGACGGCCCGGATGATCCGAGCGCGGCCTTCGTGCGCGATCAACCCAACGCCGAGACCAGTATCAGCGACTACGACATCCACCTGCCGCAGGTGCTGAACAACGAACTGCGCAAGATGCTGGTAGGCAACGAGAACGGCGGCCTGACCATTCCGGTGGTCGAAGTGCCCGCTGGCCAGACCACCGACACCGTGACCCTGTTCCTCTCCGGTGACGGTGGCTGGCGTGACCTGGACCGCGATGTCGCCGGCGAAATGGCGAAGATGGGCTATCCGGTGGTCGGTATCGACACCCTGCGCTACTACTGGCAGCACAAGAGCCCGGAGCAGAGCGCGGTCGACCTGACCGAGCTGATGCAGCACTATCGGCAGAAATGGGGCACCAAGCGCTTCGTGCTGACCGGCTACTCCTTCGGCGCCGACGTCCTGCCGGCGATCTACAACCACCTGCCGGAAAACGAGCAGCAGCGGGTCGACGCGATCATCCTGCTGGCCTTTGCCCGCAGTGGCAGCTTCGAGATCCATGTCGATGGCTGGCTGGGCAAGGCCGGCATGGAACTGGACACCGGCCCGGACATGGCCAAGCTGCCTGCTGCCAAGGTGCTGTGCATCTACGGCAAGGAAGAACTCGACGAAAGCGGCTGCACCACCAAGACCGCCGTCGGTGAAGCCATGGAACTGCCGGGCGGCCACCACTTCGACGAGAACTACCCGGCCCTGGCCAAGCGCCTGATCGATGCGATCGACAAGCGCCAGAGCAAGGCCAAGGCCGAATGA
- the nhaA gene encoding Na+/H+ antiporter NhaA, producing the protein MPLRSTFTRFFQLEAASGLLLIAAAALALLINNSPLSYLYNGLLEVPVVTQVGTLTIAKPLLLWINDGLMALFFLLIGLEVKREVIEGHLSKPSQIVLPGAAAIGGMLVPALIYWLLNRDNPAALGGWAIPMATDIAFALGVLALLGKRVPVSLKLFLMTLAIIDDLGAIIVIAIFYSGELSGLSLLLAAACLIALIAMNRLGVVKLGPYLVIGLILWVCVLKSGVHATLAGVTLAFCIPLRTKNSEPSPLLSLEHALHPWVAFGILPLFAFANAGVSLAGVSLESFTHQVPLGIAAGLLVGKTIGVFGLTWLAVKAGMAALPQAVNWGQVLGVAILCGIGFTMSLFVGSLAFIPGSSDYVGMDRMGILTGSILAAVIGYAVMAMSSRRDTQA; encoded by the coding sequence TTGCCTCTGCGTAGCACCTTCACACGGTTCTTTCAGTTGGAAGCAGCCAGCGGCCTGTTGTTGATCGCCGCTGCCGCCCTGGCCCTGCTGATCAACAACTCACCGCTGTCATACCTGTACAACGGCCTTCTGGAAGTTCCAGTCGTCACCCAGGTAGGCACCCTGACGATCGCCAAGCCGCTGCTGTTGTGGATCAACGACGGCCTGATGGCACTGTTCTTCCTGCTGATCGGCCTGGAGGTCAAGCGCGAGGTCATCGAAGGTCATCTGTCCAAGCCCTCGCAGATAGTGCTGCCGGGCGCGGCGGCCATCGGCGGCATGCTGGTGCCGGCGCTGATCTACTGGCTGCTGAACCGGGACAACCCGGCAGCACTGGGCGGCTGGGCAATCCCCATGGCCACCGACATCGCCTTCGCCCTGGGCGTCCTGGCCCTGCTGGGCAAGCGCGTACCGGTATCACTGAAGCTGTTCCTGATGACCCTGGCGATCATCGACGACCTCGGGGCGATCATCGTCATCGCGATATTCTACTCCGGCGAACTGTCGGGGCTGTCGCTGCTGCTGGCCGCTGCCTGCCTGATCGCGCTGATCGCGATGAATCGCCTGGGGGTGGTCAAGCTCGGCCCCTACCTGGTCATCGGCCTGATCCTCTGGGTCTGCGTACTCAAGAGCGGCGTACACGCGACCCTGGCGGGTGTGACCCTGGCCTTCTGCATCCCCCTGCGCACGAAGAACTCCGAGCCATCGCCGCTGCTGAGCCTGGAACACGCCCTGCATCCCTGGGTGGCCTTCGGCATCCTGCCGCTGTTCGCCTTCGCCAATGCCGGTGTATCACTCGCAGGCGTCAGCCTGGAGAGCTTTACCCATCAGGTGCCACTGGGGATTGCCGCCGGCCTGCTGGTCGGCAAGACGATCGGGGTATTCGGCCTGACCTGGCTGGCGGTCAAGGCCGGCATGGCGGCGCTGCCCCAGGCCGTCAACTGGGGCCAGGTGCTTGGCGTGGCGATCCTCTGCGGCATAGGCTTCACCATGAGCCTGTTCGTCGGCTCCCTGGCCTTCATACCAGGCAGCAGCGATTACGTCGGCATGGATCGCATGGGAATCCTCACCGGTTCGATTCTCGCAGCGGTGATCGGCTATGCCGTCATGGCCATGTCCAGCCGACGCGACACGCAAGCATGA
- a CDS encoding potassium transporter Kup has translation MGHAVSEAQAGHSVAKPLSMLVAAVGVVYGDIGTSPLYTLKEVFTGGYGVQVNHDGVLGILALIFWSLIWVVSIKYVLFILRADNQGEGGIMALTALARSASASYPRLRAVLIILGLIGAALFYGDSMITPAVSVLSAVEGLELAFDGLEHWVVPLTLVVLVGLFLIQKHGTASIGKLFGPVMVTWFLVLGILGVHGIAQHPEVLSALNPAWGVRFFIVHPGTGVAILGAVVLALTGAEALYADMGHFGRKPIARAWFALVLPALVLNYFGQGALLLADPEAARNPFYLLAPSWALIPLVGLSTLATVIASQAVISGAFSLTRQAIQLGYIPRMYIQHTSSAEQGQIYIGAVNWTLMVGVILLVLGFESSSALASAYGVAVTGTMLITSILVSAVMLLLWKWPPVLTVPILVGFLLVDGLFFAANVPKIVQGGAFPVLAGIVLFLLMTTWKRGKELLVDRLDEGGLPLPIFIGSIRVQPPHRVQGTAVFLTARPDAVPHALLHNLLHNQVLHEQVVLLTVVYEDIPRVPAQRRFEVDAYGEGFFRVILHFGFTDEPDVPEALKLCHLDELDFSPMRTTYFLSRETVIASKIVGMARWRESLFAFMLKNANGNLRFFKLPVNRVIELGTQVEM, from the coding sequence ATGGGTCATGCAGTGAGTGAGGCGCAAGCCGGTCACTCGGTGGCAAAACCGCTGAGCATGCTGGTTGCCGCTGTGGGCGTGGTGTACGGCGATATCGGCACCAGCCCGTTGTACACCCTCAAGGAGGTGTTCACCGGCGGATATGGGGTGCAGGTCAATCATGATGGCGTTCTCGGGATCCTGGCGTTGATCTTCTGGTCGCTGATCTGGGTGGTCTCGATCAAGTACGTGTTGTTCATCCTGCGGGCGGACAACCAGGGCGAGGGCGGGATCATGGCCCTGACCGCACTGGCACGCAGTGCATCGGCGTCCTATCCGCGCTTGCGGGCGGTGCTGATCATCCTCGGTCTGATCGGCGCGGCGCTGTTCTATGGCGACAGCATGATCACCCCGGCGGTGTCGGTGCTATCGGCGGTCGAGGGCCTGGAGCTGGCTTTCGATGGCCTGGAGCATTGGGTGGTGCCGCTGACGCTGGTGGTGCTGGTGGGGCTGTTCCTGATCCAGAAACACGGGACGGCCAGCATCGGCAAGCTGTTCGGGCCGGTGATGGTGACCTGGTTCCTGGTGCTGGGGATTCTCGGCGTGCATGGCATCGCCCAGCATCCGGAAGTCCTCAGCGCGCTGAACCCGGCGTGGGGCGTGCGTTTCTTCATCGTGCATCCCGGCACCGGCGTGGCGATCCTCGGTGCAGTGGTACTGGCGCTGACCGGTGCCGAAGCGCTGTATGCCGACATGGGCCACTTCGGCCGCAAGCCGATTGCCCGGGCCTGGTTCGCGCTGGTGTTGCCGGCGCTGGTCCTGAACTATTTCGGCCAGGGGGCCCTGCTGCTGGCGGATCCGGAAGCGGCACGCAACCCGTTCTACCTGCTGGCCCCGTCCTGGGCGCTGATTCCATTGGTCGGGCTATCGACCCTGGCCACCGTGATCGCTTCCCAGGCGGTGATCTCCGGGGCCTTCTCGCTGACCCGCCAGGCGATCCAGCTCGGCTACATCCCGCGCATGTACATCCAGCACACTTCCAGCGCCGAACAGGGGCAGATCTACATCGGTGCGGTGAACTGGACCCTGATGGTCGGGGTGATCCTGCTGGTGCTCGGTTTCGAGTCGTCCAGCGCGCTGGCCTCGGCCTACGGGGTGGCGGTGACCGGCACCATGCTGATCACCAGCATCCTGGTGTCGGCGGTGATGCTGCTGCTGTGGAAGTGGCCACCGGTGCTCACCGTGCCGATCCTGGTCGGCTTCCTGCTGGTGGACGGGCTGTTCTTCGCCGCCAACGTGCCGAAGATCGTCCAGGGCGGTGCCTTCCCGGTATTGGCGGGGATCGTGCTGTTCCTGCTCATGACCACCTGGAAGCGCGGCAAGGAACTGCTGGTCGACCGTCTCGACGAGGGCGGCCTGCCATTGCCGATCTTCATCGGCAGTATCCGCGTGCAGCCGCCGCATCGCGTGCAGGGGACTGCGGTGTTCCTCACTGCGCGTCCGGATGCGGTACCGCATGCCCTGTTGCATAACCTGCTGCACAACCAGGTGCTGCACGAGCAGGTGGTGCTGCTCACGGTGGTCTATGAAGACATCCCGCGGGTACCGGCCCAGCGTCGTTTCGAGGTCGATGCCTACGGCGAGGGCTTCTTCCGGGTGATCCTGCACTTCGGGTTCACCGACGAACCGGACGTTCCGGAGGCGCTGAAACTGTGCCATCTCGACGAGCTGGACTTCAGTCCGATGCGTACCACTTACTTCCTCAGCCGTGAGACCGTGATCGCGTCGAAGATCGTCGGCATGGCACGCTGGCGCGAGTCGCTGTTCGCCTTCATGCTGAAGAACGCCAACGGCAACCTGCGGTTCTTCAAGTTGCCGGTCAACCGGGTGATCGAGCTGGGGACCCAGGTCGAGATGTAA